From a single Brassica napus cultivar Da-Ae chromosome C9, Da-Ae, whole genome shotgun sequence genomic region:
- the LOC111212979 gene encoding E3 ubiquitin-protein ligase BOI-like isoform X3, translated as MFFLNRNGQEGIDFSPELQKSHLPSITAGVDKRKRAREDYSVIDLETTAAPMNPPPCTPPQFISSRQTLNVVSTGLRLSQGQSQSIEQRSSSSPMIDGNFAGEINGQADELDRFLQTQGEQLRCMLADTSERHYRELLRTREESVRRRLREKEAEIERATRRHAELEARAAQIEKEARAWQVRAAAKEAEAMSLQARLQQVVAHGGGATAAEPKLKSVDGVDEAGDAESVYVDPDRFESNGSSCRICRRRAATVLALPCRHLILCKGCDGSVRVCPLCLSLKNSSVEVFFF; from the exons ATGTTCTTCCTCAACAG AAACGGCCAAGAAGGGATTGATTTTTCACCGGAGCTGCAAAAGTCTCACTTGCCTTCAATCACCGCCG GGGTTGATAAAAGAAAGCGAGCCAGAGAAGATTATTCGGTGATTGATTTAGAAACCACGGCGGCTCCTATGAACCCGCCGCCATGTACACCGCCGCAGTTTATCAGCAGTCGACAAACTCTTAATGTAGTATCCACCGGTCTCCGTTTGTCTCAGGGACAATCACAGAGTATAGAACAGCGGTCATCATCTTCGCCGATGATAGACGGTAACTTCGCCGGAGAAATCAATGGGCAAGCGGATGAGTTAGATAGATTTCTTCAAACCCAG gGAGAGCAGTTGAGGTGCATGTTAGCGGACACCAGCGAGAGACACTATCGTGAGCTTCTGAGAACGAGGGAAGAATCTGTCAGGCGGAGATTAAGAGAGAAAGAAGCGGAAATCGAGAGAGCCACGCGTCGTCACGCGGAGCTCGAAGCACGTGCTGCACAGATCGAAAAGGAAGCACGTGCTTGGCAGGTGAGAGCAGCGGCGAAAGAAGCCGAAGCGATGTCGTTACAAGCTCGACTGCAGCAAGTTGTTGCTCACGGCGGTGGAGCTACGGCGGCGGAACCAAAATTAAAAAGCGTAGACGGTGTGGATGAAGCTGGAGACGCTGAGTCTGTTTACGTTGATCCTGATCGATTCGAATCGAATGGATCGAGTTGCAGGATTTGTCGGCGGAGAGCGGCGACGGTGTTGGCTCTGCCGTGTCGCCATTTGATCCTGTGTAAAGGGTGCGACGGCTCTGTGCGAGTTTGTCCGCTTTGTCTTAGCTTGAAGAATTCAAGCGTGgaggttttcttcttctga
- the LOC111212979 gene encoding BOI-related E3 ubiquitin-protein ligase 1-like isoform X2, which translates to MFFLNRNGQEGIDFSPELQKSHLPSITAGLPSNSKSNGVDKRKRAREDYSVIDLETTAAPMNPPPCTPPQFISSRQTLNVVSTGLRLSQGQSQSIEQRSSSSPMIDGNFAGEINGQADELDRFLQTQLRCMLADTSERHYRELLRTREESVRRRLREKEAEIERATRRHAELEARAAQIEKEARAWQVRAAAKEAEAMSLQARLQQVVAHGGGATAAEPKLKSVDGVDEAGDAESVYVDPDRFESNGSSCRICRRRAATVLALPCRHLILCKGCDGSVRVCPLCLSLKNSSVEVFFF; encoded by the exons ATGTTCTTCCTCAACAG AAACGGCCAAGAAGGGATTGATTTTTCACCGGAGCTGCAAAAGTCTCACTTGCCTTCAATCACCGCCGGTTTGCCTTCTAATTCCAAATCGAACG GGGTTGATAAAAGAAAGCGAGCCAGAGAAGATTATTCGGTGATTGATTTAGAAACCACGGCGGCTCCTATGAACCCGCCGCCATGTACACCGCCGCAGTTTATCAGCAGTCGACAAACTCTTAATGTAGTATCCACCGGTCTCCGTTTGTCTCAGGGACAATCACAGAGTATAGAACAGCGGTCATCATCTTCGCCGATGATAGACGGTAACTTCGCCGGAGAAATCAATGGGCAAGCGGATGAGTTAGATAGATTTCTTCAAACCCAG TTGAGGTGCATGTTAGCGGACACCAGCGAGAGACACTATCGTGAGCTTCTGAGAACGAGGGAAGAATCTGTCAGGCGGAGATTAAGAGAGAAAGAAGCGGAAATCGAGAGAGCCACGCGTCGTCACGCGGAGCTCGAAGCACGTGCTGCACAGATCGAAAAGGAAGCACGTGCTTGGCAGGTGAGAGCAGCGGCGAAAGAAGCCGAAGCGATGTCGTTACAAGCTCGACTGCAGCAAGTTGTTGCTCACGGCGGTGGAGCTACGGCGGCGGAACCAAAATTAAAAAGCGTAGACGGTGTGGATGAAGCTGGAGACGCTGAGTCTGTTTACGTTGATCCTGATCGATTCGAATCGAATGGATCGAGTTGCAGGATTTGTCGGCGGAGAGCGGCGACGGTGTTGGCTCTGCCGTGTCGCCATTTGATCCTGTGTAAAGGGTGCGACGGCTCTGTGCGAGTTTGTCCGCTTTGTCTTAGCTTGAAGAATTCAAGCGTGgaggttttcttcttctga
- the LOC111212979 gene encoding BOI-related E3 ubiquitin-protein ligase 1-like isoform X1 — protein sequence MFFLNRNGQEGIDFSPELQKSHLPSITAGLPSNSKSNGVDKRKRAREDYSVIDLETTAAPMNPPPCTPPQFISSRQTLNVVSTGLRLSQGQSQSIEQRSSSSPMIDGNFAGEINGQADELDRFLQTQGEQLRCMLADTSERHYRELLRTREESVRRRLREKEAEIERATRRHAELEARAAQIEKEARAWQVRAAAKEAEAMSLQARLQQVVAHGGGATAAEPKLKSVDGVDEAGDAESVYVDPDRFESNGSSCRICRRRAATVLALPCRHLILCKGCDGSVRVCPLCLSLKNSSVEVFFF from the exons ATGTTCTTCCTCAACAG AAACGGCCAAGAAGGGATTGATTTTTCACCGGAGCTGCAAAAGTCTCACTTGCCTTCAATCACCGCCGGTTTGCCTTCTAATTCCAAATCGAACG GGGTTGATAAAAGAAAGCGAGCCAGAGAAGATTATTCGGTGATTGATTTAGAAACCACGGCGGCTCCTATGAACCCGCCGCCATGTACACCGCCGCAGTTTATCAGCAGTCGACAAACTCTTAATGTAGTATCCACCGGTCTCCGTTTGTCTCAGGGACAATCACAGAGTATAGAACAGCGGTCATCATCTTCGCCGATGATAGACGGTAACTTCGCCGGAGAAATCAATGGGCAAGCGGATGAGTTAGATAGATTTCTTCAAACCCAG gGAGAGCAGTTGAGGTGCATGTTAGCGGACACCAGCGAGAGACACTATCGTGAGCTTCTGAGAACGAGGGAAGAATCTGTCAGGCGGAGATTAAGAGAGAAAGAAGCGGAAATCGAGAGAGCCACGCGTCGTCACGCGGAGCTCGAAGCACGTGCTGCACAGATCGAAAAGGAAGCACGTGCTTGGCAGGTGAGAGCAGCGGCGAAAGAAGCCGAAGCGATGTCGTTACAAGCTCGACTGCAGCAAGTTGTTGCTCACGGCGGTGGAGCTACGGCGGCGGAACCAAAATTAAAAAGCGTAGACGGTGTGGATGAAGCTGGAGACGCTGAGTCTGTTTACGTTGATCCTGATCGATTCGAATCGAATGGATCGAGTTGCAGGATTTGTCGGCGGAGAGCGGCGACGGTGTTGGCTCTGCCGTGTCGCCATTTGATCCTGTGTAAAGGGTGCGACGGCTCTGTGCGAGTTTGTCCGCTTTGTCTTAGCTTGAAGAATTCAAGCGTGgaggttttcttcttctga